CAATGTATTTATTTCGTTATAATTCAGTTTCATATATCGTATTCATTTTTTTTTATAAATAATTTATTTTAACGTAAGCAATGATCTTACTTTAAACGTTTTTTTCTATTTGCTTCATAATCTTCAAAAATCATTTCTCCCAATCCTTTTAAGCCTGTAAAAAATGCTTTTCCCTTATTTGCCTCTGTAAAATGCCTGATAAATTGCATTAAATAAGGATCTTGCGCAATCATAAAAGTAGTAATCGGGATATGGTGTTTTCTTGCTTGACGGGCCATATTATAACATTTCTCTACTATAAAATCGTCTAAACCTACACTGTTTTTATAGTAACTACCATCTGGCATCCGCAAACAACTAGGCTTACCATCTGTAATCATAAAAATTTGCTTGTTTGTATTTCGTTTTCTACGAAGCATATCCATCGCCAATTGAAGACCTGCAACGGTATTGGTATGGTACGGACCAACTTTTAAATACGGAAGATCTTTAATAGGAATAGGCCAAGCATCATTACCAAAAACCAAAATGTCTAAAGTATCTTTAGGATACCTAGTTGTAATTAATTCTGCCAGTGCCATGGCCACTTTTTTTGCGGGGGTAATACGATCCTCACCATACAATATCATACTGTGGCTAATATCTATCATTAACACCGTACTCATCTGCGCTTTATAGTGGGTATCTTCTACGACCAAGTCATCTTCATTTAAAGAAAACTCTCCTATTCCGCTACTTATTTGAGCATTTTTAATACTCTCCGTCATAGAAATGCGGTCTAAACCATCACCATAACG
This genomic stretch from Cellulophaga algicola DSM 14237 harbors:
- a CDS encoding vWA domain-containing protein, encoding MAMNTRKGFRFATYEAPDLTPFEKLFDIFQELITHTSGDVEEALDWLRELDKEYELTDENYTIDDFIEDLKSKGYLQEEFKDGGGEGIDGDESTKGGDLSITAKMERIIRQRALDQIFGKLKRNGAGNHKTGKSGQGDEHTGELREYRYGDGLDRISMTESIKNAQISSGIGEFSLNEDDLVVEDTHYKAQMSTVLMIDISHSMILYGEDRITPAKKVAMALAELITTRYPKDTLDILVFGNDAWPIPIKDLPYLKVGPYHTNTVAGLQLAMDMLRRKRNTNKQIFMITDGKPSCLRMPDGSYYKNSVGLDDFIVEKCYNMARQARKHHIPITTFMIAQDPYLMQFIRHFTEANKGKAFFTGLKGLGEMIFEDYEANRKKRLK